One genomic window of Candidatus Nanohalobium constans includes the following:
- a CDS encoding uL15m family ribosomal protein produces the protein MTKRRSKKNKSGSNGYGSSKKNRGAGSRGGRGNAGSGKKGQSQRMTEDGVQELGEKGFNSRQPDQDGINLRDIDQRIEEFVEQGAAEETENGYVFHAEEAGYDKVLGGGQLRTSIEIHSEEFSQSAEDKIAESDGEAVEE, from the coding sequence ATGACTAAAAGAAGATCAAAGAAGAACAAGTCAGGAAGCAACGGATACGGAAGCTCCAAGAAAAATCGTGGAGCAGGAAGCCGTGGTGGAAGAGGTAACGCAGGAAGCGGTAAGAAAGGACAAAGCCAGAGAATGACAGAAGACGGCGTCCAAGAACTAGGAGAGAAAGGATTCAACTCCCGACAACCTGATCAGGACGGCATCAACCTGCGAGACATCGACCAAAGAATCGAGGAATTCGTAGAACAAGGAGCAGCAGAAGAAACAGAAAACGGTTACGTATTCCACGCAGAAGAAGCAGGATACGACAAAGTACTTGGCGGAGGACAACTCAGAACAAGCATAGAAATCCACAGCGAAGAGTTCTCCCAATCAGCAGAAGACAAAATTGCGGAAAGCGACGGCGAAGCAGTAGAAGAATAA
- a CDS encoding 50S ribosomal protein L32e, protein MSSDKFKRQDKHKAGKLSGKSWRNPVGGHSRVRLEEKGAVAKPKVGYRTDKEIRGKHPSGYDEVMVHNTDDLEQINPEEEAARIGGTVGGRKKADILEKADNEDIKVLNRGDQ, encoded by the coding sequence ATGAGCAGCGACAAATTCAAAAGACAAGATAAACACAAGGCCGGCAAACTTTCAGGAAAATCCTGGAGAAACCCGGTAGGCGGACACTCAAGAGTAAGACTAGAAGAAAAAGGAGCAGTCGCCAAACCGAAAGTCGGATACCGGACAGATAAAGAAATCAGAGGAAAACATCCTTCCGGATACGACGAAGTAATGGTACATAACACAGACGACCTAGAACAGATCAATCCTGAAGAAGAAGCAGCAAGAATCGGTGGAACAGTCGGTGGACGGAAAAAAGCAGATATACTAGAAAAAGCAGACAACGAGGATATCAAAGTCCTCAACAGAGGTGACCAATAG
- a CDS encoding RNA-guided pseudouridylation complex pseudouridine synthase subunit Cbf5, giving the protein MEWYTREEAETDPEFGKIPEKRTVEELLQQGFVVIDKPFGPTSNQVSHWIKEELDREKTGHFGTLDPNATGVLPVGLDSGTRIQDALTKARKEYIFEAKLAEEKDEEKIQEAIQEFEGTNKQVPPEMSAVKQEERKREVYEIELLEKEEKKFLGRVKCESGFYVRVLIQQLGEKLGTEASMEELRRTQQGNLTTEDTHTLQDLVDAYRFYKDDGDKEQLEEILQPIERAVQHMKKAVIKDSAVNAVANGSNLGSTGISKLQDGIQKGETIAIMTLKGELVALAKAKMTSEEMFDEEDTAAELQKVFMDPSNYPRRWKQE; this is encoded by the coding sequence ATGGAATGGTACACAAGGGAAGAAGCAGAGACAGACCCAGAATTCGGAAAAATACCTGAAAAAAGAACAGTAGAAGAACTTCTCCAACAAGGCTTCGTAGTAATCGACAAGCCGTTCGGACCTACAAGCAACCAGGTCAGCCACTGGATAAAAGAGGAGTTAGACAGGGAAAAGACAGGACACTTCGGAACACTCGACCCCAACGCCACAGGAGTACTCCCGGTAGGACTGGACTCCGGCACACGCATACAGGACGCCCTCACAAAAGCCCGGAAAGAATACATATTCGAAGCAAAACTAGCAGAAGAAAAAGACGAAGAAAAAATACAGGAAGCCATCCAAGAATTCGAAGGAACCAACAAACAAGTACCGCCAGAAATGTCCGCAGTCAAACAAGAAGAAAGAAAACGAGAAGTATACGAAATAGAACTACTCGAAAAAGAAGAAAAAAAGTTTCTCGGAAGAGTCAAATGTGAATCAGGATTCTATGTCAGAGTACTAATCCAACAGTTAGGAGAAAAACTTGGTACAGAAGCCAGTATGGAAGAACTCCGCAGAACACAACAAGGCAACCTAACCACAGAAGACACACATACACTTCAAGACCTGGTCGATGCCTACAGATTCTACAAAGATGACGGCGACAAAGAACAACTTGAAGAAATACTCCAGCCAATTGAGAGAGCAGTCCAACACATGAAGAAAGCAGTAATCAAAGACAGCGCAGTCAACGCAGTAGCCAACGGCTCAAACCTAGGAAGCACAGGAATCTCCAAACTACAAGACGGAATCCAAAAAGGAGAAACAATAGCAATAATGACTCTGAAAGGAGAACTAGTCGCCCTCGCAAAAGCAAAAATGACTTCGGAAGAAATGTTTGATGAAGAAGACACAGCTGCAGAACTACAAAAAGTATTCATGGATCCATCCAACTATCCAAGAAGATGGAAACAGGAATAA
- a CDS encoding COG1361 S-layer family protein, which translates to MKLLNMKTTALIIITAFIASNGLAQVNQGPSSNVESTLINTDPVPLQSGEQGDLRFKIENTGGTDAEDVEVRLLDNYPFQVKQDRKKVYRLGSLETGQEYQISTEVLVAEDAPDGSNDFKLRVISGDLNRTVNVPVEVQSSDIELNLANLQTQPQQLMPDTDNNQVSIDLVNNGDKTAENVVLNLEAPEYFEQTSSFSTRKALGNINPGEKKTSTFVLDLNKTAPAGMAELSTKTSYSASDSTSQVTQTDSFQLNIEGKPQFKVTGVEGGLKTGSTEELRLTVKNRGEEKSSSTRIRVMDSSDQPFSYDSSSQYIGTLEPGQEGEAVFEVETETDAAAKEYLLDFEIRGVKDTEVFVEDTTTPAEVKQSQKSSDIPLPAIAILILAISGAAYLFRNKIRDKVTNQKQ; encoded by the coding sequence ATGAAACTACTTAACATGAAGACAACGGCACTTATCATCATTACAGCATTTATAGCTAGCAATGGTTTGGCGCAAGTCAACCAGGGACCGAGCTCTAATGTCGAGTCTACATTGATTAACACTGATCCTGTGCCTCTGCAGTCAGGGGAGCAGGGAGACCTCCGTTTCAAGATTGAGAACACGGGAGGAACTGACGCAGAAGATGTAGAGGTCAGGCTGCTCGATAATTATCCTTTCCAAGTGAAGCAGGATAGGAAAAAGGTTTACAGACTTGGAAGCCTTGAGACAGGTCAGGAATACCAGATCAGTACCGAGGTACTGGTTGCGGAAGATGCTCCGGACGGAAGCAACGACTTCAAGCTTAGAGTCATCAGCGGAGATCTTAATAGGACTGTAAATGTTCCTGTAGAGGTTCAAAGCAGTGATATAGAGTTGAACCTTGCAAATCTTCAGACTCAGCCTCAGCAGTTGATGCCTGACACGGATAACAACCAGGTATCTATTGATCTCGTGAACAACGGAGATAAAACCGCTGAGAATGTTGTCCTTAATCTTGAAGCACCAGAGTACTTTGAACAGACATCCAGCTTCTCAACCAGGAAAGCTCTTGGAAACATTAATCCAGGAGAGAAAAAGACCTCAACCTTCGTACTGGATCTTAACAAGACGGCGCCTGCCGGAATGGCAGAGCTTTCAACAAAGACCAGTTACTCTGCAAGTGACTCCACAAGCCAGGTAACACAAACCGATAGCTTCCAGTTAAACATAGAAGGCAAGCCACAGTTCAAAGTAACAGGTGTCGAAGGCGGCTTGAAAACCGGGAGCACCGAAGAACTTCGTCTAACAGTTAAGAACAGAGGAGAGGAAAAATCTTCCTCGACAAGAATACGAGTGATGGACTCTTCCGACCAGCCATTCAGTTACGACTCCTCCAGCCAGTACATCGGCACACTTGAACCAGGACAGGAAGGAGAAGCAGTATTCGAAGTAGAAACAGAAACAGACGCAGCAGCCAAAGAATACCTACTCGACTTCGAAATAAGAGGAGTCAAAGACACAGAAGTATTCGTAGAAGACACAACAACACCAGCAGAAGTAAAACAAAGCCAAAAAAGTTCAGACATCCCACTCCCTGCCATAGCCATCCTAATCCTAGCAATTAGCGGAGCAGCATACCTATTCAGAAACAAGATCAGAGACAAAGTAACCAATCAAAAACAGTAA
- the secY gene encoding preprotein translocase subunit SecY, with product MSAIVQAAQYLPSIREPEKEQSLKEMLTWTGVVLLLYYTLGSIDLFGANSAAVEQALQQLQTFQTLLGAQIGSIITLGIGPIVTSSIVLQMVVGSEIVSWNTNTQEGKEKFQAAQKVLAYGLSIIEAVGYVAAGTFGNISDPAVFALLSGQIALGGILIILMDDLIQKWGFGSGTGLFIAAGVSKAIYIASISALDGTGNFVGLSSSAAGAFPKFVASGGDFTALVPILATLAVFGVVVYLQAMRVEIPLTFGDVRGFGQKWPLKFLYTSVMPVILVSALVTNFQIIGTTLAGQNGCSILGCVSGGQASSGFIAWLQAPTGFIDSALQGTVTMIGTGSITHVLFYLLVYILGSIVFSIFWMKTSGQDADSVADQIQATGMKVPGFRKDKRVIKKVLNRYIPGLTVLSGATIGALASLSNMLNAAGGGTGILLTVMIIYKMYEELAQKHMEELHPAMKNFIE from the coding sequence ATGTCAGCAATTGTTCAGGCAGCACAATACTTACCAAGCATAAGAGAACCCGAGAAAGAACAGTCACTGAAAGAGATGCTTACCTGGACAGGTGTAGTACTTCTATTATACTATACGCTAGGCTCAATTGACCTGTTCGGAGCAAACTCCGCAGCAGTAGAGCAAGCACTACAACAACTACAGACATTTCAGACGCTTCTAGGAGCACAGATAGGATCAATAATTACACTAGGAATCGGACCTATAGTCACATCCTCCATAGTCCTGCAGATGGTTGTAGGATCGGAGATAGTCAGCTGGAATACCAATACACAAGAAGGAAAAGAAAAATTCCAGGCAGCACAAAAAGTCCTAGCCTACGGACTCTCCATAATAGAAGCAGTCGGCTACGTAGCAGCAGGAACATTCGGAAATATAAGCGACCCAGCAGTATTCGCACTGCTATCCGGACAAATCGCACTTGGAGGAATCCTCATCATCCTAATGGACGACCTAATCCAGAAATGGGGATTCGGATCAGGAACTGGACTGTTCATCGCAGCAGGAGTATCCAAAGCAATATACATAGCATCAATCTCTGCACTCGACGGAACAGGAAACTTCGTCGGATTATCCAGCTCAGCAGCAGGAGCATTCCCTAAATTCGTAGCAAGCGGAGGAGACTTCACAGCACTAGTACCAATACTAGCAACCCTGGCCGTCTTCGGCGTAGTAGTATACCTACAAGCCATGAGAGTCGAAATACCATTGACATTTGGCGACGTCAGAGGATTCGGACAAAAATGGCCGTTAAAATTCCTTTACACATCAGTCATGCCAGTAATCCTAGTATCCGCATTAGTCACAAACTTCCAAATCATAGGAACCACACTGGCAGGACAAAACGGATGCAGCATCCTAGGCTGCGTCAGCGGAGGACAAGCATCCTCAGGGTTCATTGCATGGCTACAAGCACCGACAGGATTCATAGACTCGGCACTACAAGGTACAGTAACAATGATAGGAACTGGAAGCATAACCCACGTCCTATTCTACCTGCTGGTCTACATCCTAGGAAGCATAGTATTCTCAATCTTCTGGATGAAAACCAGTGGACAAGACGCAGACAGCGTAGCAGACCAGATACAAGCCACAGGCATGAAAGTACCAGGATTCAGAAAAGACAAGAGAGTCATCAAAAAAGTCCTCAACCGATACATCCCAGGACTAACAGTCCTATCCGGAGCAACAATCGGAGCACTAGCATCACTATCCAACATGCTTAACGCAGCAGGAGGAGGAACAGGAATCCTACTAACAGTCATGATAATCTACAAGATGTACGAAGAACTAGCACAGAAACACATGGAAGAACTCCACCCAGCAATGAAAAACTTCATCGAATAA
- a CDS encoding cation:proton antiporter translates to MAAGLSGATLLNVGIVLGASFIVGELFERIGLESILGYILTGLILGPSVLDVISASSVSGFATIGATLILFQAGLREQNVKEIFSHKEGLQLGPAILLGGFAFIFAALYLFGGQYLPYSSLEAFAFIALGYSIVDIGVPSKIMLNRGMLRQETGKYTIKSSVINVSVGFIILTIMVILSTSGLQSQLVKAASILGFAGAFYLLHEFIEIIDDYIIMFEEAEAQFAITFALLLSMSYVTQTIGLSSVLGAFFAGVLVSRSDFTDSKAFQEKIQGISEGLFIPVFFAWFGLGLILETIILNIEAATVLFLLSTISKLAIGYIIPKLHEMDNPFTIAASLISLDIETLVVLLIAIDLGILTEEILQIFAPSVLFSTLTIVILYMLIDRRG, encoded by the coding sequence ATGGCAGCAGGACTATCAGGAGCAACACTATTAAACGTTGGTATAGTACTTGGAGCATCATTCATAGTAGGAGAGCTGTTCGAGAGGATAGGACTGGAATCAATACTTGGATACATACTAACAGGGCTAATACTAGGACCTTCCGTACTTGATGTGATCTCAGCTAGTTCTGTCTCCGGTTTTGCCACTATAGGTGCCACACTTATACTTTTCCAGGCAGGGCTTAGGGAACAAAATGTAAAAGAAATATTCAGTCACAAAGAAGGACTTCAACTCGGTCCTGCGATCCTTCTAGGAGGCTTCGCATTCATATTCGCTGCCCTATACCTTTTCGGAGGACAGTACCTACCATACTCCAGTCTTGAAGCCTTCGCATTCATAGCACTCGGCTACTCCATCGTCGACATCGGAGTACCGTCAAAGATAATGCTGAACCGAGGAATGCTCAGACAGGAAACAGGAAAATACACAATAAAATCCTCAGTCATCAACGTCTCCGTAGGATTCATCATCCTCACAATAATGGTTATACTATCCACTTCAGGACTACAATCTCAGCTAGTCAAAGCTGCCTCAATTTTAGGGTTCGCAGGAGCATTCTACCTCCTACACGAATTCATAGAGATAATCGACGACTACATCATAATGTTCGAGGAAGCAGAAGCACAGTTCGCCATAACATTCGCCCTACTACTGTCCATGAGCTATGTAACACAGACAATAGGGCTTTCAAGCGTCCTAGGCGCATTCTTCGCAGGGGTACTCGTCTCCAGAAGCGACTTCACCGACTCCAAAGCCTTCCAAGAAAAAATACAAGGCATCAGCGAAGGACTATTCATACCGGTATTCTTCGCATGGTTCGGACTAGGACTAATCCTAGAAACAATAATACTCAACATAGAAGCAGCAACCGTGCTCTTCCTACTCTCAACAATCTCAAAACTAGCAATAGGCTACATAATACCAAAACTCCATGAAATGGACAACCCATTCACAATAGCAGCCAGCCTAATCAGCCTAGATATAGAAACACTGGTCGTACTCCTAATAGCAATCGACCTCGGAATCCTCACAGAAGAAATACTCCAAATCTTCGCACCAAGCGTCCTATTCTCAACCCTCACAATCGTAATACTCTACATGCTGATAGATAGGAGAGGCTGA
- a CDS encoding 50S ribosomal protein L6 codes for MESVTVEIPEDFTPSYDDGVFTLSNGSEVSKKMEHALVDVEIDGQEVEFSTPSTKKDIKSILSTFKSHVENMIEGLQDEHVYKMKGVYAHFPMTIKQEGEQVAIENFMGERNPRTVDIMEGVTVEVDGEDLTLRGADKDAVSQTAARIEQICHKGDRDPRTFQDGVYITSKGEEQ; via the coding sequence ATGGAATCAGTTACAGTTGAAATACCGGAAGACTTCACACCAAGCTACGACGATGGAGTATTCACTCTGTCAAACGGCAGTGAAGTCAGCAAGAAAATGGAGCATGCACTAGTAGATGTAGAAATCGACGGACAAGAAGTTGAATTCAGCACTCCAAGCACTAAAAAGGATATCAAAAGTATCCTCAGCACATTCAAAAGCCATGTAGAAAACATGATCGAAGGACTTCAAGACGAGCATGTCTACAAGATGAAAGGCGTATACGCGCACTTCCCAATGACAATCAAGCAGGAAGGAGAACAGGTAGCGATTGAGAACTTCATGGGGGAGAGAAACCCGCGTACAGTAGACATCATGGAAGGAGTAACAGTAGAAGTAGACGGCGAAGACCTAACACTTCGAGGAGCAGACAAAGACGCAGTAAGCCAGACAGCAGCACGGATCGAACAGATCTGCCACAAAGGAGACAGAGACCCAAGAACATTCCAAGACGGCGTCTACATCACAAGCAAAGGTGAAGAACAATGA
- a CDS encoding 50S ribosomal protein L19e encodes MDLKTQKRMASDIMDVGKDRVWIDPDEQEKVDEAITRNDIRNLIEGGAIQKKDEKGTSKGRAKHIKKQKKKGRRKGQGSRKGKKGARKSDKKKWMEKIRAIRERLKEMKEEGEVTSEQYRELYDMSKGGFFRDTKHLENHVANKLE; translated from the coding sequence ATGGATCTGAAGACTCAGAAAAGAATGGCAAGCGACATCATGGATGTAGGAAAAGACCGTGTCTGGATTGACCCTGACGAACAGGAAAAAGTTGACGAAGCAATCACAAGAAACGATATCAGAAACTTGATTGAAGGCGGAGCAATCCAGAAGAAAGATGAGAAAGGAACCTCAAAGGGTCGAGCCAAGCACATCAAGAAGCAGAAAAAGAAAGGACGAAGAAAAGGCCAGGGAAGCAGAAAAGGAAAGAAAGGCGCTCGGAAAAGCGACAAGAAGAAATGGATGGAAAAGATCAGAGCCATTCGTGAAAGACTCAAAGAGATGAAAGAAGAAGGAGAAGTAACTTCCGAACAGTATCGTGAACTATACGATATGAGTAAGGGAGGATTCTTCAGAGACACAAAACACCTAGAAAACCATGTAGCAAACAAACTCGAGTGA
- the rpsE gene encoding 30S ribosomal protein S5, with translation MAEQETEEIWTPKTELGEMVANGQVTDIREALHSGKKIMEPEIVDQLADLQEEVVLIGGTPGKGGGKRRTVSKRTARMHKSGARYNSKAMTILGNKNGVIGIGMGESDDTRAAIDDANRKAKLNLIEVPRGNGSWEDQGNNDTSIPLAVEGKSGSVTVEVKPAPRGTGLAASDEVKKILKLAGIKNAWVKSRGTTRTRENLIQATFNALKKIKKYQRSDQE, from the coding sequence ATGGCAGAACAAGAAACAGAAGAAATCTGGACTCCAAAAACAGAGCTTGGAGAAATGGTCGCAAACGGACAAGTAACAGATATCAGAGAAGCACTCCACAGCGGTAAGAAAATCATGGAGCCAGAAATCGTCGACCAACTCGCAGACCTCCAAGAAGAAGTAGTACTTATCGGAGGAACACCAGGAAAAGGAGGAGGCAAAAGAAGAACAGTCTCCAAGCGTACAGCACGGATGCACAAATCCGGCGCACGATACAACAGTAAAGCCATGACAATCCTCGGAAATAAGAACGGAGTAATCGGCATCGGAATGGGCGAGTCAGACGATACAAGAGCAGCAATCGACGACGCCAATAGAAAAGCCAAACTCAACTTGATAGAGGTTCCAAGAGGAAACGGAAGCTGGGAAGACCAAGGAAATAACGACACATCAATCCCACTAGCCGTAGAAGGCAAGTCAGGAAGTGTCACAGTTGAAGTCAAGCCAGCACCAAGAGGAACAGGACTAGCAGCAAGCGACGAAGTCAAGAAGATTCTGAAGCTAGCCGGTATCAAGAACGCATGGGTAAAGAGCAGAGGAACAACAAGAACCCGTGAAAACCTGATTCAGGCAACATTCAACGCACTCAAGAAAATCAAGAAATACCAGAGAAGTGATCAAGAATGA
- a CDS encoding EMC3/TMCO1 family protein: MIAGLLTALYSFYNVVFQPVLSLGPYIALGFFSACLAILFSGIRYWLLDHEKAEKIQDKISEKQEKMKEARENDNHEKASKHTKDVFKHNQEFMLLNMKPMIGTMLFVALIFPWLGATFAPTAQITQTTGQMYEGNFTYAQTQTPITVDNTTETPVLQVDNQSIEPGEAAKINGFKWTYKGIKEKTPGFFSNTEGTVANFNGKFIQLPFTLPWIGGALNWLGFYIIITMPMTLILNKTLGIQ; this comes from the coding sequence ATGATCGCAGGTTTACTAACCGCACTTTACAGTTTTTACAACGTAGTCTTCCAGCCAGTCCTCAGCCTAGGACCTTACATAGCACTAGGATTCTTCTCAGCATGCCTAGCAATACTTTTCTCAGGAATAAGATACTGGCTGCTCGATCATGAAAAAGCAGAGAAAATACAGGACAAAATCAGCGAAAAACAGGAAAAAATGAAGGAGGCACGAGAAAACGACAACCACGAGAAAGCCTCCAAACACACAAAAGACGTCTTCAAACACAACCAAGAGTTCATGCTACTGAACATGAAACCGATGATCGGGACAATGCTCTTCGTAGCACTGATCTTCCCATGGCTAGGAGCCACCTTCGCACCAACAGCACAGATAACACAGACAACTGGTCAAATGTACGAAGGCAACTTCACATACGCCCAGACACAGACACCAATAACAGTAGACAACACAACAGAAACCCCTGTCCTCCAAGTAGACAACCAGAGCATCGAACCAGGAGAAGCCGCAAAAATCAACGGATTCAAATGGACCTACAAAGGAATCAAAGAAAAGACTCCAGGATTCTTCAGCAACACAGAAGGCACAGTCGCCAACTTCAACGGCAAATTCATACAACTACCATTCACACTACCATGGATAGGAGGAGCACTCAACTGGCTAGGATTCTACATAATAATCACAATGCCAATGACACTAATCCTCAACAAAACACTAGGAATCCAATAA
- a CDS encoding CBS domain-containing protein, translating to MLTARELMDEPDFIRYDAGIDEVVDELNDKENTLIVRRDGEFVGEIHEQSLLKVLIPEDRLDEEKVIGILGLSFDQRYVAENAEDIMNEHEVTVSPDEETGEIAFLMDREDLRSVPVVEDDEVIGVVHENRLIEEIH from the coding sequence ATGCTTACTGCCCGAGAGCTTATGGATGAGCCTGACTTCATTCGGTATGATGCAGGTATTGATGAGGTTGTAGATGAATTGAATGATAAAGAGAATACTTTGATCGTCCGTAGAGATGGCGAGTTTGTCGGTGAAATCCATGAGCAGTCACTTCTCAAAGTTTTGATCCCTGAAGACCGTTTAGATGAGGAGAAGGTTATAGGTATTCTAGGGCTATCATTTGATCAACGGTATGTTGCGGAAAATGCTGAAGACATAATGAACGAGCACGAAGTAACAGTTTCTCCAGATGAGGAAACAGGAGAAATAGCTTTCCTTATGGACAGAGAAGACCTTAGATCGGTCCCAGTAGTTGAAGATGACGAAGTTATCGGAGTAGTACATGAAAACAGGCTTATAGAGGAGATCCACTAA
- a CDS encoding uL30 family ribosomal protein → MSKLVAVKVRGSIDANQKVKKTLQTLGLEKKNQARVMEDTDSNKGNMQQAKDYIAYGEVSDDFAEEIGEVGETVSLSPPSGGFKSTKRQYHQGGSLGNRDDMESLLKKMN, encoded by the coding sequence ATGAGCAAGCTAGTAGCAGTAAAAGTAAGAGGCAGCATCGACGCCAACCAGAAAGTGAAGAAAACCCTACAAACTTTAGGTCTAGAGAAAAAGAATCAGGCACGAGTAATGGAAGACACGGACTCCAACAAAGGCAACATGCAGCAAGCCAAAGACTACATCGCTTACGGAGAAGTCAGCGATGACTTCGCAGAAGAAATAGGCGAAGTAGGAGAGACAGTAAGTCTTTCACCTCCAAGCGGAGGATTCAAAAGCACGAAAAGACAGTACCATCAGGGAGGTAGTCTTGGAAATAGAGACGACATGGAATCCCTGTTGAAGAAAATGAATTAA
- a CDS encoding 50S ribosomal protein L18: MAEDINERVPHKRRRKQQTDYQQRRKLLKSGKPRAVVRTSNQHTRVHLAHFETEGDKNTAQTISKQLGEYGWEHHTGNLPAAYLTGFLAGMKADADEAVLDLGLREKKDGGRVFAAVQGMNDAGMEVPVGEEALPEEGRMKGEHIKEMKDIDVPSSVEEVKENIRGDFN, translated from the coding sequence ATGGCAGAAGACATAAACGAACGAGTACCACACAAGAGAAGAAGAAAACAGCAGACAGACTATCAGCAGAGAAGAAAGCTGTTGAAGTCAGGAAAACCAAGAGCAGTAGTAAGAACCAGTAACCAGCACACAAGAGTACACCTTGCACACTTCGAAACAGAAGGAGACAAGAACACTGCTCAAACAATCAGCAAGCAGCTAGGAGAATACGGCTGGGAACACCACACAGGAAACCTTCCGGCAGCATATCTTACAGGATTCCTCGCAGGAATGAAAGCAGATGCAGACGAAGCAGTACTAGACCTAGGACTAAGAGAAAAGAAAGACGGCGGAAGAGTATTCGCAGCAGTCCAAGGAATGAACGACGCAGGAATGGAAGTACCAGTCGGCGAAGAAGCACTACCAGAAGAAGGAAGAATGAAAGGAGAACACATCAAAGAAATGAAAGACATCGATGTTCCTTCCAGCGTAGAAGAAGTCAAAGAAAACATCAGAGGTGATTTTAACTAA